The following proteins are encoded in a genomic region of Leishmania major strain Friedlin complete genome, chromosome 25:
- the CYCA gene encoding cyclin has translation MAVPLRMRIPFSNQTNLVREPYHKPAAQPPTPLTNESRFVSEYGSEILTYFLEVERVVYSERMYIDRQSEVTDRMRKILIDWLVDVVTEFKLHPETFFLAVDIIDRFLFFYSIPRTKLQLVGVTAILVAAKHEEIWPPTVNDCVAVTANTYTSREVIDMEFDVVTTLRFKFTVPTTYPITCRLLESCHMAPAVCHATFLFLESAAHCYPLLQFLPSRIAAGAVLLGAFLIRYNRSKGAISLQGLWEIEVSPFAQGIGFDELQPVTEQLLPFTQRLCSGSSRLQAVRRKYSSSEYDCVASLEFPFISTSA, from the coding sequence ATGGCGGTCCCACTGCGAATGAGGATTCCTTTCTCGAACCAGACCAATCTAGTTCGCGAACCCTATCACAAGCCTGCCGCTCAACCCCCAACACCGCTGACTAATGAATCGCGTTTTGTGTCGGAATATGGCTCCGAAATCTTGACATACTTCttggaggtggagcgcgtGGTTTACAGTGAGCGAATGTACATAGACCGCCAGTCGGAGGTCACTGACCGCATGCGTAAAATCCTGATAGATTGGCTGGTTGATGTCGTCACAGAGTTCAAACTTCATCCCGAAACATTTTTTCTCGCCGTAGATATCATTGATAGATTTCTTTTCTTCTACAGTATCCCGCGTACAAAGCTGCAACTGGTGGGGGTTACAGCTATCTTGGTTGCGGCTAAGCACGAAGAAATCTGGCCACCAACGGTGAATGACTGCGTCGCCGTGACAGCTAACACGTACACCTCAAGGGAGGTGATCGACATGGAGTTCGACGTTGTGACCACTCTCCGGTTTAAGTTTACTGTTCCCACGACGTATCCGATAACTTGTCGACTGTTGGAGAGCTGCCACATGGCGCCCGCAGTGTGTCACGCCACGTTTCTGTTTTTGGAGAGCGCTGCGCACTGCTATCCACTCCTGCAGTTCCTTCCGTCGCGCATTGCGGCAGGGGCTGTTCTTTTAGGAGCGTTTTTGATTCGCTACAACAGGTCCAAGGGCGCGATTTCACTCCAAGGTCTCTGGGAAATCGAAGTATCTCCGTTTGCACAGGGTATCGGATTTGATGAGCTTCAGCCTGTCACTGAGCAGCTTCTCCCGTTCACTCAGCGTTTATGCAGTGGCTCTTCGCGCCTTCAGGCGGTGAGACGCAAATACTCTTCCAGCGAGTATGATTGCGTAGCTTCTTTGGAATTTCCTTTCATTTCAACTTCTGCGTGA
- a CDS encoding peptide chain release factor-like protein, which produces MLWWTARLLFGAGGTQGGVKKLSAVKAEYCDWALKENTRALIGSIHHPLVTEYLIRLHEKRIALEKWQEDSVSDTKVNALVNCVDSSPFDYVRWNTKYRDELDIAAKVCAVLRQLDENATLHDQLQSKSLRNREDEEILDMVKEDIATLMNQLRLLEGEVNAVMERRIGSDDLVGSVTNVWNINVEGKAGGEEASLFAAELAEMYRMYATEFRNWKVRPVVKDDGSEAANSNEFQVCGEGVYRNMRHEIGVHKVQRVPVTDAAGKMQTSTAVFTMMPVLDPVSVDVHENDCKIDFVRGSGPGGQGMQSSSNCVVLTHKPSGISVKCHQSRSALGNKELALQMVAQQILAQRVKEQNSSLHKAWQNQWSSGERSDKMRTYNHPQNRVTDHRLGKDYALSSFMERGSGLKGLHDELNDINDREQVTNVLLKHIKGGFGSVV; this is translated from the coding sequence ATGTTGTGGTGgacggcgcggctgctgttCGGGGCTGGCGGCACACAAGGCGGTGTCAAAAAGCTGTCCGCTGTGAAAGCTGAGTATTGCGACTGGGCGCTCAAGGAGAACACACGAGCGTTGATCGGTTCTATTCACCACCCTCTCGTTACCGAGTACTTGATCCGCCTTCATGAGAAGCGGATTGCGCTGGAAAAGTGGCAGGAGGACTCTGTGAGCGACACTAAAGTTAACGCCCTTGTCAACTGCGTGGATAGCTCCCCGTTCGACTACGTGAGGTGGAATACCAAGTACCGTGACGAGCTTGACATCGCAGCGAAGgtgtgtgctgtgctgcggcagctggaTGAAAATGCGACGCTGCACGATCAGCTACAGTCCAAGAGCCTGCGCAATAGAGAAGATGAGGAGATTTTAGATATGGTGAAGGAGGACATCGCTACACTCATGAACCAGCTCCGGTTGTTGGAGGGCGAGGTTAATGCGGTGATGGAGCGCCGGATCGGGTCTGATGATTTGGTAGGGTCCGTGACGAATGTATGGAATATCAACGTTGAAGGGAAGGCTGGAGGTGAGGAGGCGAGTCTGTTTGCCGCAGAGCTGGCGGAAATGTATCGCATGTATGCGACGGAGTTTCGCAACTGGAAGGTTCGTCCGGTGGTTAAGGACGACGGCAGTGAAGCCGCCAACTCTAACGAGTTTCAGGTTTGCGGGGAAGGGGTCTATCGCAACATGCGCCACGAGATCGGCGTGCACAAAGTTCAGCGCGTCCCGGTGACAGACGCCGCAGGAAAGATGCAGACTTCCACCGCAGTTTTCACCATGATGCCGGTGCTGGATCCGGTATCGGTTGATGTTCACGAAAACGACTGCAAGATCGACTTTGTCCGCGGCTCTGGCCCCGGTGGACAGGGCATGCAGAGCAGCTCCAACTGCGTTGTGCTCACGCACAAGCCCTCTGGTATATCCGTCAAGTGTCACCAGTCCCGCTCCGCCCTCGGAAACAAAGAGCTCGCATTGCAGATGGTAGCGCAGCAGATTCTGGCGCAGCGTGTGAAGGAGCAGAACAGTTCTCTCCACAAAGCATGGCAAAACCAATGGAGCAGCGGGGAGCGCTCTGACAAGATGCGAACGTACAATCACCCGCAGAATCGTGTTACGGACCACCGCCTTGGGAAAGACTATGCTTTGTCCTCCTTCATGGAGCGTGGCAGCGGATTGAAGGGCCTCCACGACGAGCTCAACGACATCAACGATCGAGAGCAGGTGACGAATGTGCTTCTCAAGCACATCAAAGGTGGCTTCGGTAGCGTTGTATAA